Proteins encoded in a region of the Stieleria neptunia genome:
- a CDS encoding IS110 family RNA-guided transposase: MKQKYNRVIGIDVASDKIDVNDSAGKIAKQLPNTISAISKKLFKRIQDTENTLVVCEATGGYEYLIVEAAHDAGVPICVANPRQVRDFAKGHGYLEKTDVIDAFMIRRFGEDVEIHLTPPRTAQEKEFLSTVRRRTQVKDLLSQEQNRLSQTRDKFAAQQIKETISHLKKQLKSLDKRIEKMLKDLSKVDPKVEILFSVSGVGPVTAATLLAELPELGQLNRGQIAKLVGVAPLANQTGKSDKKRKVRGGRSQVRSVLYMATLVATKHNPVIKRFYDRLIAKGKIKKLALVASMRKFLTILNNMIHCGESWKNPQVNAKKEQKATTAPSLN; encoded by the coding sequence ATGAAACAGAAGTACAACCGTGTCATTGGTATTGACGTCGCGTCAGACAAAATTGATGTCAATGACTCCGCAGGAAAGATTGCCAAACAATTGCCCAACACGATTTCAGCGATCAGCAAAAAGCTGTTCAAGAGAATCCAAGACACTGAAAATACATTGGTTGTCTGTGAAGCAACTGGCGGCTACGAATATCTGATTGTGGAGGCTGCTCACGACGCTGGTGTACCGATTTGCGTGGCCAACCCGAGGCAGGTCCGTGACTTTGCCAAAGGGCATGGCTATTTGGAGAAGACCGATGTGATCGATGCATTCATGATCCGCCGTTTTGGCGAAGATGTGGAAATCCATCTGACACCTCCTCGCACGGCGCAAGAGAAAGAATTTCTTTCAACAGTGCGGCGTCGAACCCAAGTGAAAGATTTGCTCTCCCAGGAGCAAAACCGACTCAGTCAAACCCGTGACAAGTTTGCCGCTCAACAAATCAAGGAAACGATTTCGCACCTGAAAAAGCAGCTAAAAAGCCTCGACAAACGCATCGAAAAGATGCTCAAGGACCTCAGTAAAGTCGATCCCAAAGTAGAAATCTTGTTCAGCGTCAGTGGAGTTGGTCCAGTCACCGCTGCGACACTCCTGGCCGAGCTGCCAGAACTGGGACAACTCAACCGAGGTCAAATTGCCAAACTTGTCGGTGTTGCTCCGTTGGCCAACCAAACAGGCAAGAGCGACAAGAAACGAAAGGTCCGAGGTGGACGTTCACAAGTCCGAAGCGTGCTCTACATGGCGACACTGGTTGCAACGAAACACAACCCAGTCATCAAACGTTTCTACGATCGGCTTATCGCCAAAGGTAAAATCAAAAAGTTAGCTTTGGTAGCGAGCATGCGCAAATTCCTGACGATTCTCAACAACATGATTCACTGCGGCGAATCATGGAAGAACCCTCAGGTCAATGCGAAGAAGGAGCAAAAGGCGACTACGGCACCGTCGCTAAACTAG
- a CDS encoding glycosyltransferase, which yields MILFLAIVALVLTSFPAAMFVANLRLFQCLRTDDDPSSNTDPNSASPVSVLVPARDEASGIGDCIRAALSSDNVLIEVIVLDDESSDSTAEIVTGIAQSDQRVRLIRGRPLPTGWNGKQHACRQLADAATSDRFVFIDADVRLQPDALSRLMRYQDQTGVGLLSAFPHQVTGTWSEKWLIPMMHFILLCYLPFSRMRSHADASLAAGCGQLFLSTRDAYNTAGTHEAIKQSRHDGVKLPRAYRSAGIMTDVVDGTELADCRMYRGAAEVVRGVLKNAIEGIANPRLIVVFSVLLLGCSVLPLVALVVSMVDQNPVAIAVATVALVLAHVPRLVAAARLRQSWFGALCHVPATMFFVVLQWIAFANHIAGHQIAWRGRTESTIQGPSGG from the coding sequence ATGATCCTGTTTCTGGCGATCGTCGCGTTGGTGTTGACGAGCTTTCCAGCCGCGATGTTCGTGGCCAACCTGCGGCTGTTTCAATGTCTCCGCACTGATGACGATCCTTCCTCCAACACGGATCCCAATTCGGCATCGCCAGTGTCGGTACTCGTCCCCGCGCGTGACGAGGCGTCCGGAATCGGCGATTGCATCCGAGCGGCCTTGTCGAGTGACAACGTTTTGATCGAAGTCATCGTGCTCGATGATGAATCGTCGGATTCCACCGCCGAAATCGTGACCGGGATTGCCCAGTCCGACCAACGCGTGCGACTGATTCGCGGCCGGCCGTTGCCGACCGGGTGGAACGGAAAGCAACACGCCTGTCGGCAGTTGGCTGATGCGGCCACCAGCGACCGATTTGTCTTCATCGACGCCGATGTTCGTTTACAGCCCGACGCGTTATCGCGATTGATGCGGTACCAAGATCAAACCGGCGTCGGACTGCTGAGCGCGTTTCCCCACCAAGTCACCGGGACGTGGTCGGAGAAATGGTTGATCCCGATGATGCATTTTATTTTATTGTGCTACCTGCCGTTTTCGCGAATGCGCTCCCATGCCGACGCCAGTCTCGCCGCCGGTTGCGGGCAACTGTTTCTTTCCACACGCGATGCCTACAACACGGCCGGCACGCACGAAGCGATCAAGCAATCGCGGCACGATGGAGTGAAATTGCCGCGAGCGTATCGATCGGCGGGCATCATGACGGACGTGGTCGACGGGACCGAGCTGGCGGATTGCCGGATGTACCGTGGAGCGGCGGAGGTGGTTCGCGGGGTGCTCAAGAACGCGATCGAAGGGATCGCCAATCCGCGCCTGATCGTCGTGTTCAGCGTCTTGCTGCTCGGCTGCAGCGTGCTGCCGTTGGTTGCCCTGGTGGTTTCGATGGTGGATCAGAATCCGGTCGCGATTGCGGTTGCAACGGTGGCGCTGGTGTTGGCCCACGTGCCGCGACTGGTCGCGGCAGCGCGGCTGCGACAATCGTGGTTCGGAGCGTTGTGCCACGTGCCGGCGACGATGTTTTTTGTGGTGCTGCAGTGGATTGCATTCGCCAATCACATCGCCGGACACCAGATCGCCTGGCGAGGACGAACCGAATCGACGATCCAAGGACCGTCGGGAGGATGA
- a CDS encoding lysophospholipid acyltransferase family protein codes for MTKARVREPQGDELLVKKSAAWFLGGFHAFLRPYLRRHFHSIAIDRSTHPAVDFASDAPLIVYANHPSWWDPLIAHFLHRTLFPQRHFFAPIDADALEQYRVFEKLGFYGVKLSSTSGAASFLKKSVSILNQPDSAIWITPEGRFADVRDHGAELMPGLSHLCKRSDHAVALPLALEYVFWEERLPVCLVSLGVPLRTGDHPEWSKPDWAKHLAGGLRDAQTRLAELTISRSCEPFDNLLSGTSGSGWVYDSCRRVKAMLTGKSFKAGHGDQFQ; via the coding sequence ATGACGAAGGCTCGTGTGCGAGAACCGCAGGGCGACGAATTGCTGGTCAAGAAATCGGCCGCCTGGTTTCTGGGCGGCTTCCACGCTTTCTTGCGACCTTATCTCCGTCGTCACTTTCATTCCATCGCCATCGATCGCTCGACGCACCCCGCGGTCGACTTTGCCAGCGACGCGCCGTTGATCGTCTACGCCAATCATCCTTCGTGGTGGGATCCGCTGATCGCGCATTTCCTGCACCGGACGCTGTTTCCCCAGCGTCACTTCTTTGCCCCGATCGATGCCGATGCCCTGGAACAATACCGCGTCTTTGAAAAACTCGGCTTCTACGGCGTCAAACTCTCCAGCACATCGGGGGCCGCGTCGTTTCTTAAGAAGAGCGTCTCCATCTTGAATCAACCGGACTCGGCCATCTGGATCACTCCCGAAGGTCGGTTCGCCGACGTGCGTGACCACGGCGCCGAACTGATGCCCGGCCTTTCGCACCTGTGTAAACGGTCGGACCATGCCGTTGCGCTGCCGTTGGCATTGGAGTATGTGTTTTGGGAGGAGCGGTTGCCGGTTTGCCTGGTTTCGCTGGGCGTGCCCTTGCGAACGGGCGATCATCCGGAGTGGTCCAAGCCGGACTGGGCCAAACACTTGGCCGGCGGGCTTCGCGACGCCCAGACACGGCTGGCCGAATTGACGATCTCGCGATCGTGTGAACCGTTCGACAACCTGCTCAGCGGCACCAGTGGAAGTGGCTGGGTTTACGATTCCTGTCGGCGTGTCAAAGCGATGCTGACGGGCAAGAGTTTCAAGGCCGGTCACGGAGACCAATTTCAATGA
- a CDS encoding phytoene desaturase family protein → MIAADSNSLNVIVVGSGLAGLSSACVLAARGHRVTLLDKNDWVGGKAAQHCADGFRFDMGPTILTVPSVLKRVFAEADRKLEDYLEILPLDPQWRCFFESDGKGGKVQENTVLDLVSSTPEMKARLKSFTGGDANSEGYEKFIQLSEHLHGVSDRFFFWRSIGGLGDTMDVGGAFSLKVLKDVLSLRMGKSVASVVRSHVPDSRVAQMMDHFTQYVGSSPYASPAVLCSIAHMQTEEGIWYPVGGTRAVPEALCKLALELGVEVRTGVDVMRIQTSGNRVTGVITASGETLPCDAVVSNCDAVRTYRELLQDTPQSAKFEKSNGYSPACSGVVLYLGLNRRYEQLLHHNFVFSKDPETEFEYIYDRGEPAPDPTAYVCAPAISEPEVAPPGCESLYILVHTPYLREHHDWKKMLPEYREVILDKMESCAGTKGIRDAIVHESALTPEGIHNRYRVLNGAIYGLASHGKFLGAFKPGNRRKDLSGLYLAGGAAHPGPGMPMVMMSGWIAADSLDQDVRGGKLTPLRTSTT, encoded by the coding sequence GCACTGCGCCGACGGCTTTCGATTCGACATGGGGCCGACGATCTTGACCGTGCCCAGTGTGCTGAAACGCGTCTTCGCCGAAGCCGATCGCAAGCTGGAAGATTACTTGGAGATCTTGCCGCTGGACCCGCAATGGCGCTGCTTCTTTGAAAGCGATGGCAAGGGCGGCAAGGTCCAAGAAAACACGGTCCTGGATTTGGTTTCCAGCACCCCCGAAATGAAAGCCCGGCTGAAATCGTTCACCGGCGGCGATGCGAACTCGGAGGGCTATGAAAAATTCATCCAGTTGAGCGAACACTTGCACGGCGTGTCGGATCGATTTTTCTTCTGGCGATCGATCGGCGGTCTGGGCGACACGATGGACGTCGGCGGAGCGTTTTCGTTGAAAGTGCTCAAGGATGTGTTGTCGTTAAGGATGGGGAAAAGCGTCGCCTCGGTGGTGCGGTCGCACGTTCCCGACTCCCGGGTCGCCCAGATGATGGACCACTTCACCCAGTACGTCGGTTCGTCGCCCTACGCGTCACCGGCCGTGCTGTGCAGCATCGCCCACATGCAGACCGAAGAAGGGATTTGGTATCCGGTCGGAGGAACCCGCGCCGTTCCCGAAGCGCTCTGCAAACTGGCCCTTGAGTTGGGAGTCGAGGTCCGCACCGGCGTCGACGTGATGAGGATTCAAACCAGCGGCAATCGGGTGACCGGGGTGATCACGGCGTCGGGTGAGACGCTGCCGTGCGATGCGGTGGTCAGCAACTGCGATGCCGTCCGCACCTACCGCGAACTGCTGCAAGACACGCCGCAATCGGCCAAGTTTGAAAAGAGCAACGGGTATTCCCCGGCTTGCAGCGGCGTCGTGCTGTACTTGGGGCTGAACCGACGATACGAGCAACTGCTGCACCACAACTTTGTGTTTTCCAAAGACCCCGAGACGGAGTTTGAATACATCTATGATCGCGGCGAACCGGCTCCCGACCCGACCGCATATGTTTGTGCCCCGGCAATCAGCGAGCCCGAGGTGGCGCCGCCGGGTTGCGAGTCGTTGTACATCCTGGTCCACACGCCGTATCTGCGCGAGCATCATGATTGGAAAAAAATGCTGCCAGAGTATCGCGAGGTGATACTCGACAAGATGGAATCTTGCGCAGGGACCAAGGGGATTCGCGATGCGATCGTGCACGAGTCGGCGCTGACGCCGGAAGGAATCCACAACCGCTATCGCGTGCTCAACGGTGCGATCTATGGGCTGGCCAGCCACGGCAAGTTTTTGGGCGCGTTCAAACCGGGCAATCGACGCAAAGATCTCAGCGGACTGTACTTGGCCGGCGGCGCCGCACACCCCGGTCCGGGCATGCCGATGGTGATGATGAGCGGCTGGATTGCGGCGGATTCGCTGGACCAGGATGTCCGCGGTGGCAAACTGACACCGCTTCGAACAAGTACAACTTGA